In the Leptospira sp. WS4.C2 genome, one interval contains:
- a CDS encoding acyl-CoA carboxylase subunit beta: METKQYSLNNPFKETKAPETQTGIYDDALKLGKELIEKPILGGGEDRIRVQHSKSRMTVWERIKVLTDEEPNITYQNWGPNLDGASIVTGILNIKGRDVAIYGHDFTLRAGSMDATNGSKLARLIQMAGTHGIPLIGMNDSAGAYVPAGVGGLDGYSEAFTALRKISGVVPSVMLMFGFNAGGGAYLPRQGSFMIQSDGTFFGLTGPGVVKSVLGEDISAEDLGGPKVHGQSGVVDLVTNDELGSLRTAIRLLSYLPDNNHSFAPFYPTSDPVDRFIYEEDILFRKTFNSPTGMNTPFDITLYLQQICDHGEFFELQPQRARNIVTAFGRIGGHVVGFLANNSAVSSGQIDIGASRKGTRFVRFCNLYNIPMVFIEDTTGFLPGRDQEHNGIVLEGRKLLDSIIDLRTPRLTLIIRNAFGGAYATFNSYFTGASMVFALPTARIAVMGPAGKEYVYKDEITGIQKEFLANVKKGMSEKEAASIRDAKLFEIGQRYEKELMNPKEALSLGSVSSIILPGYTRNVLSKNLSFLMSKYKPAEMSGPQREFE, translated from the coding sequence ATGGAAACCAAGCAGTATTCCCTAAACAACCCGTTCAAAGAAACCAAGGCTCCGGAAACGCAAACCGGAATTTATGATGATGCTCTCAAATTAGGAAAGGAACTCATTGAGAAACCAATCCTTGGAGGCGGAGAAGATAGAATCCGCGTCCAACACTCTAAAAGCCGTATGACGGTTTGGGAGAGGATCAAAGTCCTTACTGATGAAGAACCTAATATCACCTACCAAAACTGGGGACCCAATTTAGATGGGGCTTCCATTGTTACAGGAATTTTAAATATCAAAGGACGAGATGTTGCCATTTACGGACATGACTTCACACTGCGTGCAGGCTCCATGGATGCCACGAATGGAAGTAAACTAGCTCGTCTCATCCAAATGGCTGGAACTCATGGGATCCCGCTCATAGGTATGAACGACTCAGCGGGTGCTTATGTTCCTGCGGGAGTGGGTGGGCTTGATGGATATTCCGAAGCCTTTACCGCACTTCGAAAGATCAGTGGTGTGGTTCCTTCCGTTATGTTGATGTTTGGTTTTAACGCAGGAGGAGGAGCATACCTTCCACGCCAAGGATCTTTTATGATCCAGAGTGATGGAACCTTCTTTGGTCTGACTGGCCCTGGTGTAGTTAAGTCCGTACTTGGTGAGGACATCTCTGCCGAGGATTTAGGTGGACCCAAAGTTCATGGACAATCCGGTGTGGTTGACCTTGTGACCAATGATGAGTTAGGTTCACTCAGAACTGCCATTCGCCTTCTTTCCTACTTACCAGACAATAACCATAGTTTTGCGCCATTTTATCCTACTTCGGATCCTGTAGACAGATTCATTTACGAAGAAGACATCCTTTTTAGAAAAACATTCAATTCCCCAACAGGAATGAACACTCCGTTTGATATCACTTTGTATTTACAACAAATCTGCGACCATGGTGAGTTCTTTGAATTACAACCACAAAGAGCAAGAAACATTGTCACAGCTTTTGGACGGATCGGTGGTCATGTTGTTGGTTTTCTCGCCAATAACTCGGCTGTATCCTCTGGTCAGATAGATATCGGTGCATCTCGTAAAGGAACTCGTTTCGTAAGATTTTGTAACTTATACAATATCCCTATGGTATTCATTGAAGATACAACAGGATTTTTACCAGGTCGTGACCAAGAACACAATGGGATTGTTCTCGAAGGTAGAAAACTTCTCGATTCCATCATTGATCTTCGCACTCCAAGACTCACTCTAATCATCCGAAACGCGTTTGGTGGAGCTTATGCAACATTCAACTCGTATTTTACGGGAGCCTCAATGGTGTTCGCTCTCCCTACAGCAAGAATTGCAGTAATGGGTCCTGCTGGAAAAGAGTATGTTTACAAGGATGAAATCACAGGAATTCAAAAAGAATTTTTGGCCAATGTAAAAAAAGGAATGAGTGAAAAGGAAGCTGCTTCCATTCGCGATGCCAAACTTTTTGAAATAGGCCAAAGATACGAAAAAGAACTCATGAATCCAAAAGAAGCACTTTCTCTAGGTTCTGTTTCCTCAATCATTTTGCCAGGATACACAAGAAATGTGTTATCTAAAAACTTGAGTTTCCTGATGTCCAAATACAAACCGGCGGAAATGTCCGGTCCTCAAAGGGAGTTTGAATAA
- a CDS encoding biotin/lipoyl-containing protein, translated as MLDKNLKRIQFQESDSAWIRSFSVESIKCLIVCRGPVRKETMDVFDAIGVKEYGILLSEKDSIVYPKALAPELRNFRFAENIHRVPDYMGAGKEEKEQRIHQIIGIAKNNGYTHIFAGYGFMAEDAEFIEAIEKAGIIFMGPSSHVAKGAGAKDEAKKLARSLNVSVTPGVDNITALALLRKTGNFKDGLLKVAKENNLNFSFNDARSLEDNAEDLLQLSYEKTIDITSIPDLQKESAILCEDIWKKYPGKRVRFKYIGGGGGKGQRVISEKSEIDAAVMEILAESKVTAVGSNRNFLIELNIENTRHNEIQLIGNGEWSLSLGGRDCSLQMHEQKLLEISQTVELLQKEADLVRSSNSKKAAILDKDVQTLKDMENQAEVFGKAIRLNSVSTFECIVEGNSFFFMEVNTRIQVEHRVTEMVYKMKFTNPNDPNDFFYIDSLVEAMAVLSIHGPRVPKPERIVRNVSGAEVRINATNRALQPHAGGIIQNWSNALPEEIRDDQGICTRNPDTGAFVHYNLAGAYDSNVALIVSYGNSRTENLEILGNILRKTELRGQNLETNLLVHYGLIQWILGKDAMFKPSTAFMISYLAGIGALQSIINDLDLEYLWMEKTKAADADLKKVLNKKMTLVIRPLERLLANPHLLGGFLGYFDGKLWTRSGNNVAFNENPIHFLDSLYYYLNLDTTEEKASSEKIWDHDANLLTEAKAFYSELSVRTGLNSWKELSEALAKGKNPSKSLSEELWSASLASHNGFQAGLETLLLLPKIGIKANFFGLDVNADLDGVVPDEFKNKDTRDALIKTLNPPPKMSGDEIVAPMGGMFYSKEAPNLPPLINEGDHFQAGQPLFIIEVMKMFNKILAPVSGTMVKNLMVDSDGKIVTKAQPIFKIKPDEILKEESPEDIRARKVKVTKELGFG; from the coding sequence ATGTTAGATAAGAATTTAAAACGCATTCAGTTCCAAGAATCCGATTCCGCGTGGATTCGGTCCTTTAGTGTAGAATCGATCAAGTGCCTTATTGTTTGTCGTGGCCCAGTTCGTAAAGAAACCATGGATGTTTTTGATGCCATTGGTGTGAAAGAATACGGAATTTTACTTTCCGAAAAAGATTCCATTGTCTATCCAAAGGCTCTGGCACCTGAGCTTCGTAACTTCCGTTTTGCGGAAAATATCCACCGTGTTCCAGACTATATGGGAGCAGGGAAAGAAGAGAAAGAACAACGGATCCACCAAATCATTGGAATTGCTAAAAACAATGGATACACTCACATCTTTGCTGGTTACGGATTTATGGCAGAAGATGCAGAATTTATCGAAGCCATTGAAAAAGCGGGAATTATTTTTATGGGGCCAAGTTCCCATGTAGCGAAAGGTGCCGGTGCCAAAGATGAGGCAAAAAAACTTGCTAGAAGTCTCAATGTATCGGTAACCCCTGGTGTGGATAATATTACCGCTCTTGCTTTACTCCGTAAAACTGGAAATTTCAAAGACGGACTGCTAAAAGTAGCTAAAGAAAATAACTTAAACTTTTCTTTTAATGATGCAAGGTCTCTCGAAGACAATGCGGAAGATTTACTCCAACTATCTTATGAAAAAACCATAGACATCACTTCCATCCCTGATTTACAAAAAGAATCTGCCATCCTTTGTGAAGACATTTGGAAAAAATATCCAGGCAAACGGGTTCGATTCAAATACATCGGTGGTGGTGGGGGGAAAGGACAACGTGTTATCAGTGAAAAATCTGAAATTGATGCAGCAGTCATGGAGATCCTTGCAGAATCGAAAGTCACTGCCGTTGGTTCCAATAGAAACTTCCTTATCGAGTTAAATATTGAAAACACTCGCCATAATGAAATCCAGTTAATTGGTAACGGAGAATGGTCTTTGTCACTTGGTGGTCGTGATTGTTCCTTACAAATGCACGAACAAAAACTTTTAGAGATTTCGCAAACTGTAGAGTTACTGCAAAAGGAAGCGGATTTAGTTCGCTCTTCCAATTCTAAAAAAGCAGCGATTCTCGACAAAGACGTTCAAACTCTAAAGGATATGGAAAACCAAGCAGAAGTGTTTGGAAAAGCCATTCGTTTGAATTCAGTTTCAACTTTTGAATGTATTGTGGAAGGAAATAGTTTCTTCTTTATGGAAGTAAACACAAGGATCCAGGTGGAACACCGTGTTACCGAGATGGTGTACAAAATGAAGTTCACCAATCCCAATGATCCGAATGATTTCTTTTACATTGATTCCCTTGTGGAAGCGATGGCAGTTCTTTCCATCCATGGCCCACGGGTTCCTAAACCGGAACGAATTGTACGGAATGTATCTGGGGCGGAAGTGCGAATCAACGCCACAAACCGTGCTCTCCAACCACATGCGGGTGGGATCATCCAAAACTGGTCTAATGCACTTCCTGAAGAGATCCGAGATGACCAAGGAATTTGTACTCGTAACCCCGATACCGGTGCCTTTGTTCACTACAATCTAGCAGGTGCTTATGATTCTAACGTAGCTCTCATTGTTTCCTACGGGAATTCGAGAACTGAAAACTTAGAAATTTTAGGGAACATACTCCGCAAAACAGAGCTTAGGGGGCAAAACCTCGAAACAAACTTACTTGTTCACTATGGTCTTATCCAGTGGATTTTGGGTAAGGATGCCATGTTCAAACCATCTACGGCTTTTATGATTTCTTATTTAGCCGGAATTGGTGCCTTACAATCCATTATCAATGATTTGGATTTAGAGTATCTTTGGATGGAAAAAACGAAGGCTGCCGATGCGGATCTAAAGAAAGTTCTAAACAAAAAAATGACTCTTGTCATTCGTCCGTTGGAACGGTTACTTGCGAACCCACACCTTCTGGGTGGATTTTTAGGATATTTTGACGGCAAACTTTGGACTCGTTCTGGGAACAATGTGGCCTTCAATGAAAACCCTATCCATTTTTTGGATTCTTTGTATTACTACTTGAATTTAGATACAACAGAAGAGAAAGCAAGTTCAGAAAAGATTTGGGATCATGATGCAAACCTGCTCACAGAAGCAAAAGCTTTCTATTCCGAACTTTCAGTAAGAACGGGCCTTAATTCTTGGAAAGAACTTTCGGAGGCATTAGCCAAAGGTAAAAATCCTTCGAAGTCACTATCCGAGGAACTCTGGAGTGCATCACTTGCAAGCCATAATGGTTTTCAAGCCGGTCTTGAAACTCTTTTGTTACTTCCCAAAATCGGTATCAAGGCTAACTTCTTTGGTTTGGATGTGAATGCAGATTTGGATGGAGTAGTTCCTGATGAATTCAAAAACAAGGACACAAGAGATGCATTAATCAAAACCTTGAATCCTCCACCGAAAATGTCTGGAGATGAAATTGTGGCACCAATGGGTGGAATGTTCTATTCCAAGGAAGCACCAAACCTTCCACCGCTCATCAATGAAGGGGATCATTTCCAAGCAGGACAACCACTCTTTATCATTGAGGTGATGAAGATGTTTAATAAAATCTTAGCGCCTGTGAGCGGGACAATGGTGAAAAATTTGATGGTGGATTCTGATGGAAAGATTGTAACAAAAGCACAACCCATCTTTAAAATCAAACCAGACGAAATTCTGAAGGAAGAGTCTCCTGAAGACATTCGTGCAAGAAAAGTAAAAGTAACGAAAGAGTTGGGGTTCGGGTAA
- a CDS encoding chemotaxis response regulator protein-glutamate methylesterase: MKKIKVFVIDDSAVVRQVLTEVFKSDSNFEFLGSASDPIFALDKMNQNWPDVIVLDIEMPRMDGLSFLKKIMSERPTPVVICSTLTTEGSDTAMIAMSLGACDIITKPKIGLKDFLNESTIELTDAVMAAASVSLRALPNLSNQKQFTIKSEKKQDISQLQATEKIVAIGTSTGGTIALEEVLTKLPRDKTPGIVIVQHMPEKFTETFAKRLDSICEISVREAKDGDRVVRGLALIAPGNRHMTVKRSGAQYYVEVMDGPLVNRHKPSVDVLFRSVARHAGQNAKGIIMTGMGDDGASGLLEMKEAGADTIAQNEESSVVFGMPKEAIKRGSVNHILPLTEIYKTIVGYG, encoded by the coding sequence ATGAAGAAAATTAAAGTTTTTGTGATCGATGACTCTGCTGTCGTAAGACAAGTATTAACTGAAGTTTTTAAATCAGATTCAAATTTTGAATTTTTAGGTAGTGCTTCCGATCCAATTTTTGCCTTGGATAAAATGAATCAGAATTGGCCAGATGTCATCGTATTGGATATCGAAATGCCTAGAATGGATGGGTTATCTTTTTTAAAAAAGATCATGTCAGAAAGACCCACTCCCGTTGTCATATGTTCCACTTTAACAACAGAAGGTTCCGATACAGCAATGATTGCTATGAGCCTCGGAGCCTGTGATATCATAACAAAACCAAAAATTGGATTAAAAGATTTTTTGAATGAAAGCACAATTGAACTGACAGATGCTGTAATGGCAGCAGCTTCTGTTTCTTTAAGAGCACTTCCAAATCTTTCGAACCAAAAACAATTCACGATCAAATCAGAAAAAAAACAAGACATCTCCCAATTACAAGCAACGGAAAAGATTGTCGCAATTGGAACTTCCACAGGAGGTACGATTGCCTTGGAAGAAGTTCTCACCAAATTGCCCAGGGACAAAACTCCAGGCATTGTCATAGTCCAACATATGCCAGAAAAATTTACGGAAACATTTGCAAAACGTTTGGATTCCATTTGCGAAATTAGTGTCAGAGAAGCAAAAGATGGAGACCGTGTGGTGCGAGGCCTAGCCCTCATTGCACCAGGGAACCGTCATATGACAGTGAAACGCTCGGGAGCACAGTATTATGTGGAAGTTATGGATGGTCCTCTTGTCAACAGACACAAACCATCTGTCGATGTACTCTTTCGTTCTGTGGCAAGACATGCAGGACAAAATGCAAAAGGAATCATTATGACAGGGATGGGTGATGATGGAGCTTCTGGGTTACTTGAGATGAAAGAAGCAGGGGCCGATACCATTGCCCAAAATGAAGAATCATCTGTTGTGTTTGGGATGCCGAAGGAAGCAATCAAGAGAGGAAGTGTGAACCACATCCTCCCTTTGACTGAAATCTACAAAACCATTGTGGGTTACGGTTGA
- a CDS encoding chemotaxis protein CheD, whose product MDSPNEVIDRFLNPGEIFFGGPEFRVRTLLGSCVSIVLWHPTRHLGGMCHYLLPTAADLHSEKTHKYGVDAVSFFLAEMKKHRSQPNEYFAKVFGGSNMFLHEEREILKDNSTSLVGTRNAEFAKKILKENEIKILSEDVGGTLSRKIYFTVWDGEVWVEKK is encoded by the coding sequence ATGGATTCTCCGAATGAAGTGATTGATCGTTTCCTAAACCCCGGAGAGATATTCTTCGGTGGGCCGGAATTTAGGGTCAGAACATTACTTGGGTCTTGTGTCTCCATAGTTTTATGGCATCCTACTCGGCATTTAGGAGGTATGTGCCATTACCTTCTCCCTACCGCAGCCGATCTCCATTCCGAAAAAACCCACAAATATGGAGTCGATGCAGTTTCTTTTTTTTTAGCGGAAATGAAAAAACACAGATCGCAGCCAAACGAATATTTTGCGAAAGTATTTGGAGGATCCAATATGTTTCTGCATGAAGAAAGAGAAATTCTAAAGGACAATTCTACATCTCTCGTAGGTACAAGAAATGCTGAGTTTGCAAAAAAAATTCTTAAAGAAAATGAAATCAAAATTCTATCCGAAGACGTTGGTGGGACTTTATCCAGGAAGATATACTTTACCGTTTGGGACGGCGAAGTCTGGGTAGAGAAAAAATAG
- a CDS encoding chemotaxis protein CheW, whose protein sequence is MQELQYLTFLISEELFGLGILYIKEIIEFESVTHVPMMPEYIPGVINLRGNVVPVIDLNTRFYKKKTETNRKTCIIITEIKLENEIVDVGLLVDAVNEVVDIPPDSIEEPPSFGSKIRLDFIQGLGKLENKFVIILKVNQILELSELQSIQETSSNVM, encoded by the coding sequence ATGCAGGAACTCCAATACTTAACTTTTTTGATTTCGGAAGAGCTCTTTGGCTTAGGAATTTTGTATATCAAAGAGATCATCGAATTTGAGTCAGTGACCCACGTTCCGATGATGCCGGAATACATTCCTGGAGTTATCAATCTCAGAGGGAATGTCGTTCCAGTCATTGATCTCAATACGAGATTTTACAAAAAGAAAACAGAAACAAATCGAAAAACTTGTATCATCATTACAGAAATTAAACTGGAAAATGAAATTGTAGATGTAGGACTTCTAGTAGATGCAGTCAACGAAGTGGTAGACATTCCACCTGATTCTATCGAAGAACCTCCCAGTTTTGGATCAAAAATTCGTTTAGATTTTATCCAAGGTCTCGGGAAATTAGAAAATAAATTTGTGATTATTCTGAAAGTGAACCAAATTCTGGAACTTTCGGAGTTACAATCTATTCAAGAAACATCGTCGAATGTGATGTAA
- a CDS encoding methyl-accepting chemotaxis protein: MKNIKISTKLIVFFLTGLLFVIWTAFYSWGTFTRSAPSEETRKLQLQKSENLTSVWNLSQSIHSDLFTVLQSQEIDKTSIAKLKYDIEKLNASWEQISIPQTSSEESVIQKTATTQKEEYIAAIKVFINEPEDLTKKELLKSNLTELWKPYSASISKWSFQLTKDSISEISKDTTSPKEKLLPIFLSGFVFLAITAGLLFLLLKQVGKPLRDAIQIKTALDSVSTNVMISDPNLNVVYMNKAIHSMFGKSENDIKTQLRNFSLKDLMGSNIDSYHKDPSHQRRLLGSFTSEHKSSIKIGNREFNLIANPIITPSGERLGSVVEWADVTEANANAKAIERSQATIEFTMDGNIVTANDNFLTLMNYSLSEIKGQHHRIFLETQEANSEAYRQFWAALNRGEYQSSEYKRIGKNGKEVWLQATYTPILDANGRPYKVIKFATDITENKKQVREFIGQIEAINKAQATIEFNMDGTIITANDIFQKTMGYTLQEFVGKHHRMFVEPALVNSEDYRQFWAGLNRGEFQTAEYRRIGKGGKIVWLQATYNPILDLNGKPYKVIKFATDITEQKNLSIETARIVDDLVIGLSALENGDLTQLITNDYDGGFAKLRDSFNNTSKKLVDIINDVKTNTDALVNAADEVASTASTLSQGASEQAASVEETSASLEEMGASIDQNAENAKQTDTIATKSAKDAKQGGEAVRNTVSAMKEIADKISIIEDIAYQTNLLALNAAIEAARAGEHGKGFAVVASEVRKLAERSQKSANEIGSLAGSSVQIAESAGKLIEEIVPAINKTADLVQEITAASQEQSSGVNEVNKAMGQLDQVSQQSASASEELAAIAEELQAQAEKLLSSISFFKLGKQATFQSVVESKHSKPVVKPAGRLQTPNARKADPSDENGKFQKY, from the coding sequence ATGAAAAATATAAAGATAAGCACCAAACTAATAGTTTTTTTCCTTACAGGTCTACTATTTGTTATTTGGACTGCGTTTTATTCTTGGGGAACATTCACCCGTTCAGCTCCCTCAGAAGAAACCAGAAAACTTCAACTACAAAAGTCTGAAAACCTAACATCGGTCTGGAACTTAAGCCAATCTATACATTCCGATCTATTCACGGTATTACAGTCACAAGAGATAGACAAAACATCTATTGCAAAACTAAAATATGACATTGAAAAACTGAATGCTTCCTGGGAACAAATCTCGATCCCCCAAACATCCTCCGAAGAATCAGTCATTCAAAAAACAGCAACAACTCAAAAAGAGGAATATATTGCAGCCATCAAGGTTTTCATAAACGAACCAGAGGATCTAACAAAAAAAGAACTACTGAAATCAAACCTTACTGAATTGTGGAAACCCTACTCCGCTTCCATTTCAAAATGGAGTTTTCAACTAACGAAGGACAGCATTTCCGAAATTTCAAAAGATACGACTTCACCAAAAGAAAAACTTTTACCGATTTTTTTATCAGGTTTCGTTTTTCTCGCAATCACAGCAGGTTTATTATTTCTATTACTCAAACAAGTAGGAAAACCATTAAGAGACGCCATCCAAATCAAAACAGCATTGGACAGTGTGTCGACGAATGTGATGATCTCTGATCCCAATTTAAATGTAGTTTATATGAATAAAGCGATTCATTCTATGTTTGGAAAATCAGAAAACGATATCAAAACTCAATTACGCAATTTTTCGCTCAAAGATTTGATGGGTAGTAATATTGACAGTTATCATAAGGACCCAAGTCACCAACGAAGGCTTCTCGGATCCTTTACCTCAGAACACAAGTCGAGCATTAAAATCGGGAATCGTGAATTCAATTTAATCGCAAACCCGATCATTACTCCAAGTGGCGAAAGATTGGGAAGTGTTGTGGAATGGGCTGATGTGACGGAAGCCAATGCAAATGCGAAAGCCATTGAGAGATCACAGGCAACCATTGAATTCACTATGGATGGAAATATCGTCACTGCGAATGATAATTTTTTAACTCTGATGAATTACAGTTTGAGTGAAATCAAAGGACAACATCATAGAATTTTTCTTGAAACTCAAGAAGCAAACTCAGAAGCCTACCGACAATTTTGGGCTGCACTCAATCGAGGAGAATACCAGTCTTCGGAATACAAACGAATTGGAAAAAATGGAAAAGAAGTATGGCTCCAAGCAACCTATACACCGATTCTTGATGCTAACGGACGACCATATAAAGTCATCAAATTTGCCACTGACATCACTGAAAATAAAAAACAAGTGAGAGAGTTTATTGGCCAAATTGAAGCCATCAACAAGGCCCAAGCAACCATCGAATTCAATATGGATGGAACCATCATCACTGCCAATGATATCTTTCAAAAAACCATGGGGTATACGTTACAAGAATTCGTTGGCAAACACCATCGAATGTTTGTGGAACCGGCTCTGGTCAATTCAGAAGATTACCGCCAATTTTGGGCAGGTTTAAACCGAGGAGAATTCCAAACTGCGGAATACCGAAGAATCGGTAAGGGCGGAAAGATTGTATGGCTCCAAGCCACTTACAACCCCATCCTTGACTTAAATGGTAAACCCTATAAAGTCATTAAATTTGCAACAGACATCACCGAACAGAAAAACCTCTCAATTGAAACTGCTCGCATCGTAGACGATCTCGTGATTGGTTTGTCCGCTTTAGAGAATGGAGATCTCACCCAACTCATCACCAATGATTATGATGGTGGGTTTGCAAAACTTAGAGATTCCTTTAACAATACATCCAAAAAACTTGTGGATATCATTAACGATGTAAAAACCAATACAGATGCACTTGTCAATGCAGCTGATGAAGTTGCCTCAACCGCTAGTACACTTTCACAAGGTGCCAGCGAACAAGCAGCCTCCGTCGAAGAAACATCCGCATCTTTAGAAGAAATGGGTGCATCCATTGACCAAAATGCTGAAAATGCAAAACAAACTGATACCATTGCAACCAAATCTGCGAAAGATGCAAAACAAGGCGGAGAAGCCGTAAGAAATACTGTATCAGCAATGAAGGAAATTGCAGATAAAATATCAATCATTGAGGATATCGCTTACCAAACCAACTTACTTGCGTTAAATGCAGCAATTGAAGCAGCAAGAGCTGGTGAACATGGAAAAGGGTTTGCGGTAGTAGCATCGGAAGTAAGAAAACTTGCAGAACGTTCCCAAAAATCGGCAAATGAAATTGGAAGTTTGGCAGGAAGTTCCGTCCAAATAGCAGAATCTGCAGGAAAACTCATTGAAGAAATTGTTCCCGCAATCAATAAAACTGCGGATCTTGTCCAAGAGATTACGGCTGCGAGCCAAGAACAGTCTTCCGGTGTCAATGAAGTGAATAAAGCAATGGGACAACTAGACCAAGTATCCCAACAATCGGCAAGTGCCTCAGAAGAACTAGCAGCCATTGCAGAAGAACTTCAAGCACAGGCAGAAAAACTTCTCTCTTCCATTAGTTTCTTCAAACTGGGAAAACAAGCGACCTTCCAATCTGTGGTAGAATCCAAACATTCGAAACCTGTGGTAAAACCTGCAGGACGACTTCAAACACCTAATGCCAGGAAAGCGGATCCGTCCGATGAAAATGGCAAGTTCCAAAAGTATTAA